The genomic window CGATCTCTGAGCACGTCTTCCCTCATTTTCCAATACGGCGTCACGCCGTGTTTGCGAAAGAGGGCTATATGGATAAAAAGGAAAAAGACAAGGGAGAGGGGCAGTAAAAACACATGGAGGGTATAAAAACGGGTAATGGTAAAATTCCCGTAGTCAGCGCCTCCCTGATGCAATATTTTGATGTACTTACCAATCACCGGGATCGTGCCCATGATATTGGTAGCAACCTGCGTGGCCCAGTATCCTTTCTGATCCCAGGGCAGGAGATAGCCGGTGAGGCCGAAACCCGCCAGACAGAGAAGCAGGATAACGCCGGAAATCCAATTCAACTCCCGAGGCTTCTTGTACGCGCCAAAGATAAAGACCTGAAACATATGCACAAGGGCCAGGATCATCATGGCGCTTGAACCATAATGGTGCAGCCCGCGCACAAACCATCCGAAGGAGGTCTTATGCTGAAGGTAATAAACACTTCCCCATGCTGCCGTTGAAGAAGGGGAATAGTAACTTGCCATAAGAATGCCGGTCACCGCTTGCAGGATGAAGAGAAATACCAGTCCGCTCCCGAAAACATATGACCATTTTGCCCCGCCATGCACTGGCTCATCCAGCGCTGTTTTCAACAGCTTGCTTAGCCCCGTTCTGTCTTCTATCCATTCACCAAACTTGCTTGCCATAGATTCAAGTCACCTTTGCTCTGAATTGTTATATCAATTTTTTATAATTTACCAGGACGTTATCGTTTTCAATCTTCGTTTCATAGCTATAGAGACTACGCGGCGCCGGGCCGGACACGACCTTGCCGTTTATGTCAAAAATCCCTTCATGGCAGGGGCACAGAAATTGTTTTTCTTCTTCTCCCCAGTTGATGCCACAGCCAAGGTGCGGACAATTTACCGAGAACACGCTTAAAGAATTGTCTTCTTTTCGCAGCACCCAAACCGATCCCATAACCAATCCCTCAAAGACATTCCATGCATCCATCTTGGAGGAGGTAACGTTCATTTTCTTTGGAATGCCGATGGGGAAATCTTCCAGCTTGCCAAGGTTAATAAAGTCTTCGGTTCCATACACCGTCTCTTTCAACCACGGGTGTATCCCTAAACCAACCAATGGCGCTGCGATACCCGCTGCCAAAACCCCTCCCAGACTATGCGATACAATCTTCAGAAATTTTCTTCTGTTATTTTCCACCGTTTACCCCTTTTCCGCTACCGTTGAAACACGGCTAAAAACCCGTTCGCTGTCTTAACCGCTCTTCGCCATTATGTAAGTTTTCAGTATTGAGCTAAAAAAGGAAATTGTATAAATTTTCTCATTAAAAGGAAAGATAATTTTAAGAAATCTGCAAAACTGCCAGAGTCACAATCATTTTGAATAATCCTTACTTCAGCTGCAGATCAAAGGTAATTTCCACCTCATTTTTAACCTTGAGCGTCCCCAGCAACGCCTTATAGGGCTTTATTCCAAAGTCTTTTTGGGACAGAACAAGCTTTCCTTTGAGGTCGTTTCCCGTGGTAGTCCTTGCATGAATCTCTGCCGGGCGCGTAACGCCATGCAGGGTCAGCTCGCCTTCGACGTGATAAGCGCCGTCCTTTTCCTTGACATTTATGGAACGGAAGGTGATGGCAGGATATTTGTCCGGGTGGAGCACATCTTTTGAAGTGGCTTCTTCAATGTCTGCTTTGTCCTTTTCCTTCAACAGATCATGCCGTTGCAGACCGTCTTTCATGGCGCATATTACCTTCAATGAATTGGCCTGAATCTCCGCTGTTACCCTTGCCAAACTCATGCCTCCGGCA from Candidatus Brocadia sp. includes these protein-coding regions:
- a CDS encoding YceI family protein; protein product: MMGVKEGSYHVTASSGKVCVYTFKEGFLSAVAHDLLIEATNFCADLHVPAGGMSLARVTAEIQANSLKVICAMKDGLQRHDLLKEKDKADIEEATSKDVLHPDKYPAITFRSINVKEKDGAYHVEGELTLHGVTRPAEIHARTTTGNDLKGKLVLSQKDFGIKPYKALLGTLKVKNEVEITFDLQLK
- a CDS encoding Rieske 2Fe-2S domain-containing protein, whose amino-acid sequence is MENNRRKFLKIVSHSLGGVLAAGIAAPLVGLGIHPWLKETVYGTEDFINLGKLEDFPIGIPKKMNVTSSKMDAWNVFEGLVMGSVWVLRKEDNSLSVFSVNCPHLGCGINWGEEEKQFLCPCHEGIFDINGKVVSGPAPRSLYSYETKIENDNVLVNYKKLI